From Musa acuminata AAA Group cultivar baxijiao unplaced genomic scaffold, Cavendish_Baxijiao_AAA HiC_scaffold_412, whole genome shotgun sequence, a single genomic window includes:
- the LOC135658698 gene encoding disease resistance protein RGA2-like, which yields MHMMIAEDLMPQQSFDTEKMYRLIGDLELEFAMLGSDYYLTTWIGQDSIRIPKQCCHLCLLVGDASTLEFPTALSAGATKRLRTLIVQTKEEFLKEGEKCQITEIPSAMFINLVHLRILHLSHCRIQQLPNTVGKLVSLRYLNLSYTEIQSLPKYFSNLQNLKILKLAHCEEFQKLPEWIYKLKKLLILKLAYCQKLQMLPESIIALTNLQELDVEGCQSFKKLPEGLDNMKKLTMLNVDKCVSLTRLPHGIGQLTNLQKLSVHATTDRLASIILELQSLTNLKELRLKKIELSSTKDARALKLNDKQFLMCLALCWEWCDIEVALAFDATLLHEQVLEDLKPNIALKNLEIVSYMGKKLPSWMACKEGNLWYLREIKLVNLRKCERLPPLGQLYYLETVEISGMDSISAVDDAFYGDGNGDGDTFPRLKTLIFSEMPMLERWLEAKGEGDIFPKLKRLILIQCPKFKELHVRPSSRRLTFLRLELWLNNDKLLSSEFVGWQNLIHVRILKITGCEELMRCLPQGIKHLKSLYRLEIIRCNNLISLPDWLAELTIFYPSKEHRVPINLVVRDCIMLSFIPERLKQSPYIRMTIERCPKLGL from the coding sequence ATGCATATGATGATCGCTGAAGACCTTATGCCACAACAATCATTTGATACTGAGAAAATGTATCGATTGATCGGTGATCTTGAGTTAGAATTCGCAATGTTGGGCTCAGATTACTATCTGACGACATGGATTGGTCAAGATTCAATAAGAATCCCGAAACAATGTTGTCATCTATGCTTGCTTGTCGGTGATGCATCTACGTTGGAGTTTCCAACCGCCTTATCAGCAGGGGCCACAAAGAGATTAAGAACTTTGATTGTGCAAACGAAGGAAGAGTTTCTTAAAGAAGGTGAAAAGTGTCAAATCACAGAGATCCCATCAGCCATGTTTATCAATCTGGTACATTTACGAATATTACATTTATCACATTGTAGGATCCAACAGTTACCTAATACAGTTGGCAAGTTAGTTAGCTTGAGATACCTCAACCTTTCCTACACCGAGATCCAATCACTTCCTAAATATTTCTCTAACcttcaaaatttgaagatcctaaAGTTGGCTCATTGCGAAGAATTCCAAAAACTACCCGAATGGATCTACAAACTCAAGAAATTATTGATTTTAAAACTAGCTTATTGTCAGAAGCTTCAAATGCTTCCTGAGTCGATAATCGCCCTTACAAATTTACAAGAGTTAGATGTCGAAGGTTGTCAATCATTCAAGAAATTACCTGAAGGTTTGGATAACATGAAAAAATTGACAATGCTAAATGTGGACAAATGTGTGTCCTTGACTCGATTGCCCCATGGAATAGGACAATTGACTAACCTTCAAAAGTTATCAGTGCATGCTACAACTGATAGACTTGCAAGTATAATCCTAGAGTTACAGAGTTTAACAAATCTTAAAGAACTTCGTCTGAAAAAAATTGAACTATCAAGCACAAAGGATGCTCGAGCCTTAAAGTTAAATGATAAACAATTTCTCATGTGTTTGGCACTATGTTGGGAGTGGTGTGATATAGAAGTTGCATTAGCTTTTGATGCAACATTATTACATGAGCAGGTACTAGAAGACCTGAAACCTAACATAGCTTTGAAGAATCTAGAAATTGTTTCTTATATGGGGAAGAAACTCCCGAGCTGGATGGCATGCAAAGAAGGAAATCTGTGGTATTTGAGAGAGATTAAACTCGTCAATCTCAGGAAATGTGAAAGGCTACCACCGCTTGGACAACTATATTACCTTGAGACTGTTGAGATAAGTGGCATGGAttcaattagtgcagtggatgatGCATTCTATGGTGATGGTAATGGTGATGGTGACACATTTCCTAGATTGAAAACCCTCATATTCTCAGAAATGCCTATGCTGGAGAGATGGCTGGAGGCAAAAGGTGAAGGTGACATTTTCCCGAAGCTCAAGAGGTTGATACTAATCCAGTGTCCAAAATTCAAGGAATTGCATGTGCGACCATCATCAAGAAGACTCACATTCCTTAGACTTGAACTATGGTTGAATAATGACAAGTTGCTGAGCTCTGAATTTGTAGGTTGGCAGAACCTTATACATGTCAGAATCTTGAAGATAACCGGGTGTGAAGAGCTGATGAGGTGCTTACCACAGGGAATCAAGCATCTCAAGTCCCTTTATCGTTTGGAGATTATCCGATGCAACAATTTGATCTCTTTGCCGGATTGGTTGGCAGAACTCACAATTTTTTATCCGTCGAAAGAACACAGAGTTCCTATTAACTTGGTTGTACGAGATTGCATCATGCTGTCATTCATTCCCGAGAGGCTCAAACAATCGCCCTATATTCGCATGACGATTGAACGCTGTCCAAAGTTGGGGCTCTAA
- the LOC135658739 gene encoding carboxyl-terminal-processing peptidase 3, chloroplastic-like, translating to MNFLTTPKPELGLRRLASAPLSKLPGPSPRRFPVRQRFRNGTNLWALPRKKSELRCEADGSDRTSNGVLEKAASGFAAAAAAAAVMAVCGCDAPALAESLTVAFPVSRAREVNTVQRTLVEAWGLIRETFIDPTFNHQDWDLKLQQTMVEMFPLKSADAAYNKISGMLATLGDPFTRIISPKEYQSFRIGSDGNLQGVGLFINVEPKSGNLVVLSCIEGSPADRAGIHEGDELIEIDGENLAGLGSEAAARKLRGRVGTTVRVKLHSGGAESGIGNGLREVQLPREVINLSPISSTIISHISIDGHELKTGYVRLSAFSQNAAAEMENVILEMEDQGVQSYILDLRNNPGGLVKAGLDVAQMWLDGDETLVNTIDREGNMLPINMVDGHALTHDPLVVLVNEGSASASEILAGALHDNGRAILVGHTTFGKGKIQSVTELHDGSALFITVAKYLSPALHDIDQVGIAPDVQCTADKLTSSIASLSRDKNTTSTLESDSCIMVAEHELEVQKLKGSAS from the exons ATGAATTTCCTCACAACACCGAAGCCAGAGCTCGGCCTCCGGCGCCTGGCGTCCGCTCCACTCTCGAAACTCCCCGGTCCCTCACCCAGGAGGTTCCCGGTTCGCCAGAGATTCCGCAACGGCACGAATCTATGGGCCCTCCCGAGGAAGAAATCGGAGCTCCGATGCGAAGCCGATGGATCCGACAGGACCTCCAACGGAGTACTCGAGAAGGCCGCCTCCGGTTTCGCTgccgcggcggcggcagcggccgtGATGGCCGTCTGTGGCTGCGACGCACCCGCCCTCGCCGAGTCTCTTACCGTTGCCTTCCCTGTTTCTCGAGCACGCGAG GTGAACACGGTTCAGAGAACTCTTGTTGAGGCTTGGGGATTGATTCGGGAGACCTTCATCGATCCTACTTTTAACCACCAAG ATTGGGACTTAAAGTTGCAGCAGACCATGGTCGAAATGTTTCCACTTAAGTCCGCAGATGCAGCATACAATAAAATCAGTGGAATGCTTGCAACTCTTGGTGATCCTTTTACGAGAATTATCAGCCCAAAG GAATATCAAAGTTTCAGAATTGGCAGTGATGGAAATTTGCAAGGGGTTGGGCTATTTATAAATGTTGAACCAAAATCAGGCAACTTG GTTGTTTTGTCTTGTATTGAGGGAAGCCCTGCTGACCGAGCTGGTATACATGAAGGAGATGAGCTAATTGAGATTGATG gagagaaccttgctGGGTTAGGTAGTGAGGCAGCAGCCCGCAAGCTTCGAGGACGTGTTGGCACTACTGTCAGAGTGAAGCTTCATAGTGGA GGAGCAGAAAGTGGAATTGGCAATGGGCTAAGAGAG GTACAACTACCTCGTGAGGTTATTAATCTTTCACCTATATCTAGTACAATCATCTCCCACATATCAATCGATGGCCATGAGCTGAAGACTGGATATGTTAGGCTTTCTGCATTCTCTCAG AATGCTGCTGCTGAAATGGAGAATGTTATTTTAGAAATGGAAGATCAAGGTGTCCAGTCATACATCCTAGATTTGCGCAATAATCCG GGAGGTCTGGTCAAAGCTGGATTGGATGTTGCCCAGATGTGGCTAGACGGTGATGAGACTCTTGTAAACACTATTGATCGCGAAGGAAATATGTTACCCATCAATATGGTCGATGGGCATGCTTTAACACATGATCCACTTGTGGTGCTT GTTAATGAAGGGAGTGCCAGTGCGAGTGAAATCCTTGCAGGGGCATTACATGATAATGGGCGTGCAATTCTTGTTGGTCATACAACATTTGGAAAAGGAAAAATTCAG AGCGTGACTGAACTGCATGATGGATCGGCTCTATTCATCACTGTCGCCAAGTATTTGTCACCAGCTCTGCATGATATCGATCAGGTTGGTATCGCTCCTGACGTGCAATGCACCGCGGATAAGCTGACTTCGTCCATAGCATCTTTATCGAGAGACAAGAACACTACATCAACTCTGGAGTCAGATTCATGTATCATGGTAGCAGAACATGAGCTTGAGGTCCAGAAGCTGAAGGGGTCTGCTTCATGA
- the LOC135658690 gene encoding fimbrin-5-like has translation MSGFVGVLVSDQWLQSQFTQVELRGLKSKFLSTKRETGHVMVGDLPPLMGKLKGLNQVVTEQEIADILAESYPDTTHELDFEAFLRVYLDLQEKAATKLGGAKNSSSFLKATTTTLLHTINESEKESYVVHINNYLGEDPFLKKYLPLDPTTNELFNLITDGVLLCKLINVAVPGTIDERAINTKEVLNPWERNENHTLCLNSAKAIGCTVVNIGTQDLVEARPHLVLGLISQIIKIQLLADLNLKKTPQLMELVDDSKDVEELMSLAPEKMLLKWMNFHLKKAGYKKPITNFSSDLKDGEAYAYLLNALAPEHSSSATLEIKDPGERAKRVIEQAEKLDCKRFLNPKDIVEGSPNLNLAFVAQIFQHRNGLSADNENLTLSQMMPDDIQDSREERAFRLWINSLGIVTYVNNLFEDVRNGWVLLEVLDKVSPGSVNWKQATKPPIKMPFRKVENCNQVIEVGKQLNFSLVNVAGNDIVQGNKKLIVAYLWQLMRFNILQLLKNLRFHSQGKEISDSDILNWANNKVKDSGRSSQIESFKDKNLSSGIFFLQLLSAVQPRVVSWKLVTKGETDEEKKMNATYIISVARKLGCSVFLLPEDIMEVNQKMILTLTASIMYWSLQQPAGSSEQAESVAEASEVSADDAASQNGEDRSSVAESMSNLAVDDAASDITIGE, from the exons ATGTCTGGATTTGTTGGTGTTCTCGTCTCGGATCAATGGCTTCAAAGCCAATTTACTCAGGTGGAGCTTCGAGGCCTCAAGTCTAAA TTTCTGTCAACCAAAAGGGAGACGGGTCATGTGATGGTGGGAGACTTACCACCATTGATGGGAAAGCTGAAGGGTCTGAATCAGGTGGTCACGGAACAAGAGATTGCTGACATCTTGGCCGAATCCTATCCTGATACCACCCATGAATTAGACTTTGAAGCATTCCTTCGG GTGTATTTGGACCTTCAAGAAAAGGCAGCAACCAAATTAGGCGGTGCTAAGAACTCATCGTCATTCTTGAAGGCCACTACAACCACACTCTTGCACACTATCAATGAATCAGAGAAGGAGTCCTATGTAGTACACATCAACAACTATCTTGGAGAAGACCCATTTTTGAAGAAATATCTGCCATTGGATCCAACAACCAATGAACTGTTCAATCTTATTACAGACGGAGTTCTTCTATG TAAATTGATCAATGTTGCGGTTCCGGGGACTATAGATGAGAGAGCAATAAATACCAAAGAAGTGCTCAATCCATGGGAGAGGAATGAGAATCACACTCTTTGCCTGAACTCTGCAAAGGCTATTGGGTGCACTGTAGTCAATATTGGAACACAAGACTTAGTTGAAGCGAGG CCTCATTTGGTGCTTGGGTTGATATCTCAGATCATAAAG ATACAACTTTTAGCAGATCTTAACCTCAAGAAGACACCTCAACTCATGGAGTTGGTAGATGACAGCAAG GATGTAGAGGAACTAATGAGCCTAGCACCAGAAAAAATGTTACTGAAGTGGATGAATTTTCATCTCAAAAAAGCTGGCTACAAAAAACCTATAACAAATTTTTCTTCGGATCTCAAG GATGGTGAGGCCTATGCTTACCTTCTTAATGCCCTTGCTCCTGAGCATTCCAGCTCAGCAACTTTGGAAATTAAAGATCCTGGTGAAAGAGCAAAAAGAGTAATTGAACAAGCTGAGAAGCTGGACTGCAAAAGATTCTTGAATCCAAAAGACATTGTTGAAGGCTCTCCAAATTTGAACCTTGCATTTGTCGCACAGATATTTCAGCACAG GAACGGTCTATCTGCTGACAATGAAAATTTAACCTTATCACAAATGATGCCTGATGACATCCAAGATTCTAGGGAAGAAAGAGCTTTTCGATTATGGATCAATAGTCTTGGAATTGTTACATATGTTAATAATTTGTTTGAGGATGTCAGGAATGG ATGGGTTCTTTTGGAAGTACTCGACAAAGTGTCTCCTGGATCAGTTAACTGGAAGCAGGCTACAAAACCTCCTATTAAGATGCCTTTCAGGAAAGTTGAAAACTGCAACCAAGTCATAGAGGTCGGGAAGCAGTTGAATTTTTCACTAGTGAATGTTGCTGGCAATGACATTGTGCAGGGAAACAAAAAGCTAATTGTTG CTTATCTGTGGCAATTAATGAGATTCAATATTCTTCAACTCCTAAAGAACTTGAGATTTCATTCGCAAGGAAAAGAGATATCAGATTCTGATATCCTCAACTGGGCCAACAATAAAGTCAAGGACTCAGGCAGAAGTTCTCAAATTGAGAGTTTCAAA gATAAAAACTTGTCAAGCGGAATATTTTTTCTTCAACTTCTTAGTGCTGTGCAGCCAAGGGTGGTAAGCTGGAAGCTCGTTACAAAGGGTGAAACTG ATGAGGAAAAAAAGATGAATGCTACATATATTATCAGTGTAGCAAGAAAGCTCGGATGTTCTGTCTTTTTGTTGCCTGAGGACATCATGGAG GTAAACCAGAAGATGATCCTGACTCTCACTGCCAGCATCATGTACTGGAGTCTGCAGCAACCCGCAGGAAGCTCTGAGCAGGCCGAGTCTGTAGCTGAAGCTTCAGAGGTATCAGCTGATGATGCTGCATCACAGAATGGAGAAGACAGAAGTAGTGTTGCGGAGAGCATGTCAAATCTGGCCGTCGATGATGCTGCCTCAGACATCACCATCGGAGAGTGA